TTTTGATCATGTTGGGAGCAGTGGGACGCTGCTGCACCGGGGCTCTGCGGGCTCTCAGGCCTGGGGTCCAGCCCCTGAAGGCCCTTGTCGGATCACCGTCCGTCCTTTCTCGTAAGTCGCTCGAGTTTTGGGGATTTTGAGCGAAAATGCATGTGCCCAAGACATTACAAGATGTCTTTCAAATACGCGACTAATGCTATGCTAAAGTTAGCCGTTGCTAGCCACACGCTGGCTGTTCTTTCGAGCCACTTGACAGGTCTTGAGATCCACTCGTTAATTTAGGAATAATGGACTGCTCTCAAAAGTATTCATGAACTAGAAGCAAATGTACGTAATCATTGTTGGCAGAATGCATACGTCGGACGATGTTATAATAGCGCTTTTCCAACGCTAGCATAAATGACCTTTCAGGAATGACATGAGGTGGCTGCTCGACTGACATTACGCGCTGGTCGTCttggtgttgtttttcttgcGGAGTTTTAGCCTCGATGTTACTCCAGCAAAACATGGAATATCTTACACAGAGCGAGGATAATGTTAGAGATGATCGGGTAGAATAGTAAGGAGCTTGTAGCAGACACAGCGAGTTTCCGGATTGCTAGCAACCTTAGCTTCGGTTAGGTTTCATTCATTTGACATTCGCAGGTAGTGAATTACTGACTGAgctttgtaattttgtttttaaattcatcaaGGGTTAATTTGGAGATTCGCGGTGGATATTTGTCTCACTACCCAGCAACTTGGTTGTGCTTTGCTCTTCTAGACTTCAGAAACTCGTGATTTCTGGTTTTAACTTTGCACGATAGCTTGCCAATGTGAATACAATGTCATGACTATAAATTGATTTGGTGGGTTTCTTTTTCTCACAGGCAGAGACTATGTTTCccctgccgctgctgctgctgctagtGTTGCCACTGGACGCATCGTGGCTGTCATCGGTGCTGTGGTGGACGTCCAGTTCGATGAGGGCCTTCCACCTATCCTCAACGCCCTGGAGGTCGCTGGGCGAGAGTCCAGGCTTGTTCTGgaggtggcacagcatcttgGTGAGGAGCCAGACTTGTaatgatgtctttttttacttttaaaagcaCATAGCAGCTCTGAAGTGAGGATCTGAAGTTAacttgtctttttgtttgtgtaggTGAGAACACTGTACGCACCATTGCTATGGATGGTACTGAAGGTCTGATTCGCGGACAGAAGGTTCTAGACACCGGAGCACCCATTAGAATCCCAGTGGGTCCTGAGACCCTCGGTAGGATTATGAATGTCATTGGCGAACCTATTGATGAGAGGGGCCCCATTTCCACAAAGCAGTGAGTTTACTGTGGAGATTAAATTAAAGGCGCTGAtaaaacatgcatccatttaatgcagtgtttgcTTCTCtaaatgtatgtttatttgtgttctCACAGGACTGCACCCATTCATGCTGAGGCACCTGAATTTACTGACATGAGTGTTGAGCAGGAGATTCTCGTGACTGGCATTAAAGTGGTCGATTTGTTGGCCCCGTATGCCAAGGGAGGAAAGATTGGTATGTGGaagatatatacattttaattgttttagaTGCAGTTGAtttgaaaactttaaaaaaaaaaaaaatctatgcttTCAGGGCTCTTTGGTGGAGCTGGTGTAGGAAAGACTGTGCTGATCATGGAGTTGATCAACAATGTAGCCAAGGCCCATGGTGGTTATTCTGTGTTTGCTGGTGTGGGCGAGCGTACTCGTGAGGGAAATGATTTGTACCACGAAATGATTGAATCCGGTGTTATTAATCTGAAGGACACCACCTCCAAGGTGAGCAGATGAGATGGGTCTCaccttatttatttttggaagtCTTTCTTCAACTCTTCTTCCAATAGGTGGCGCTAGTGTACGGACAGATGAACGAGCCCCCTGGTGCTCGTGCCAGAGTGGCTCTGACTGGACTGACTGTGGCAGAGTACTTCCGTGACCAGGAGGGTCAGGATGTGCTGCTCTTCATTGACAACATCTTCCGCTTCACACAAGCTGGCTCTGAGGTCAGCACTTCCTGAACAAGTGCCATGTACAGAAGTTGGAATAGGTTTTAACGCTTTCATTTGACTTCTCAGGTGTCTGCCCTGCTGGGACGTATCCCCTCTGCTGTGGGTTACCAGCCCACTCTGGCCACAGACATGGGTACTATGCAGGAGAGGATCACGACCACCAAGAAGGGTTCTATCACATCAGTGCAGGTACATTCAACAATCTGTTTCACAAAATGTGTGCGCTTCAATGTTAAAATTGtatctctttccctctctcaGGCCATCTATGTGCCTGCTGATGATTTGACTGACCCTGCCCCCGCCACTACCTTTGCTCACTTGGATGCCACCACTGTGTTGTCTCGCGCCATCGCCGAGCTTGGCATCTACCCTGCTGTCGACCCCCTGGACTCCACCTCCCGTATCATGGATCCCAACATTGTTGGAGCCGAGCACTACGATGTTGCCCGTGGTGTGCAAAAAATCCTTCAggtctgattattatttttttttaattaggttTAACCTTGGCTAAttgtcatttaatttatttttaaagactaaatttccacaatttacttttttttttttttttttccctttttctgtaGGATTACAAATCCCTACAGGATATCATTGCCATCCTGGGTATGGATGAGTTGTCTGAAGAGGACAAGCTTACTGTGGCTCGTGCTCGCAAGATCCAGCGGTTCCTGTCCCAGCCCTTCCAGGTGGCTGAAGtcttcacaggccacatgggcAAGCTGGTGCCTCTAAAGGAGACCATCAAGGGCTTTAAGAGCATTCTTGGAGGTGAGTGTGGAAGGTTCCACATGCAAATGTAAGAGACTACTCAACTTTCTAAATTAATTTCCTGGTTCTCGTAGGTGAGTATGACTCCCTGCCCGAGCAGGCCTTCTACATGGTTGGCCCTATCGAGGAAGTGGTCCAGAAGGCTGAGAAACTGGCTGAGGAGCACTCCTAAATCCCTGAGCAATTGAACTATTAAGGAACTAAAGAAGATAAACGAAGAAATAGGCAGGTCTCCAGCTGTTCGGAGCACTTGATTTGTAAAACATGTCCAAATACAAATGCCTTGTCATCTTGGGAGTTATATTCAATGTCAGTCAccatttgcaacaaaaaaagagaataaagaGTCTTTACACTTGTCAATTATTTCCCCCAAGAATTTTGTACCTTCAATAACCACTAGATAGAACTCATGAGCCATGTTTAACAACTATCCAAATGGTTCTTGTAGAAATAAAAGGAAACATAGCTTGTTTGTCTTTCTGGAGTGCAGTTGTATGGATGGCAATACAATGAGGTAatccaattttgtattttacctGGATCAGCAAAGTCTCCTATGTGAAGCGTAGCTTGCTTTATTGTCATGTACTTTTATACATTACAAGGAAATATGCATGCCTTACTGACCCCAAATTGtagtttttagtttttcttaCATTTCACACAGGCTTATCACGAAGAACATGTACGTTGACCTCAACATGTTCCCTTCAGATAAGGTTTTCTATATGGCACAGCATAACAAAAGTACAATGTTCGGGTATGGAAGAAagcaaattgttttgaaatctggggtggggggaagaATATTTTCTCaactgcattttcattcgtgacTGCTGTAACATCAGAGCAAGTGGTCGTGTAGAATAGCAGCTAtgtaaaaaatgattaaaatagtGCACTTATTGCATTGGCTTGGCAATTGGAATGGCTTCTTTACTCAGAATGTAGCTGGAGACGCAAGTTGGCATGTAGGACAGCGGCAGCCAGAACAATTTGGCGTCCCATCCTGGTGAGTAGCGAGTACGAGGTTGAACAGCTGATACCGCATGCTCCATACAGTTAACCACCTTCATCAGGTCTCCATCAGATAGCTTAGCAACTTTGTCAGATAAGAGTGCTAACGCTGTAAGGGTTGGGCAAAGAGCAGTGtaagaaataattttaaaaagtaagaaTATATAAGTCAATCTTACATTTCTGAAGGTACTCCTGTCCATAGTCATCTCTGACTTCCTGAGGCATCTTGTCCCACAACCACTTGATATTCTTACTCAGGATTGCTGCATCAGTCACGTTTGTTTTGAAGAAGCCCGGTTCGATGCACAAGACCTTGACACCGAAGGGTGCCATATTTAGCCTATGTGGGGGAAGCCATTTATCATTAGTGATAGTTTCATAgctaaaacttaaaaaaaaaaaaaagttggcaatGAGCACAGCTTCACCTGAGACTGTCATTGAACGCTTCCACGCCGTACTTGGAGACAGTGTACGGACCTCCGGTGGGACTAATCCTCCCAAACACACTGGCAACATTCACCACCCTGCCCCTGGCCTTCTT
This DNA window, taken from Syngnathoides biaculeatus isolate LvHL_M chromosome 2, ASM1980259v1, whole genome shotgun sequence, encodes the following:
- the LOC133491076 gene encoding retinol dehydrogenase 7-like is translated as MFLFLLGLVVFYYLYRWLRELPRVPDKDGKYVYITGCDTGFGNLLARHLDKLGFRVIASCYTEKGEEELRKSCSGNLTTTHLDVRSAESVAKVAAMIKDKVDQRGLWAVVNNAGVSVPSAPCDWLTIEDYKSMLDVNLNGVIAVTLSVLPLIKKARGRVVNVASVFGRISPTGGPYTVSKYGVEAFNDSLRLNMAPFGVKVLCIEPGFFKTNVTDAAILSKNIKWLWDKMPQEVRDDYGQEYLQKSLALLSDKVAKLSDGDLMKVVNCMEHAVSAVQPRTRYSPGWDAKLFWLPLSYMPTCVSSYILSKEAIPIAKPMQ
- the atp5f1b gene encoding ATP synthase subunit beta, mitochondrial translates to MLGAVGRCCTGALRALRPGVQPLKALVGSPSVLSRRDYVSPAAAAAASVATGRIVAVIGAVVDVQFDEGLPPILNALEVAGRESRLVLEVAQHLGENTVRTIAMDGTEGLIRGQKVLDTGAPIRIPVGPETLGRIMNVIGEPIDERGPISTKQTAPIHAEAPEFTDMSVEQEILVTGIKVVDLLAPYAKGGKIGLFGGAGVGKTVLIMELINNVAKAHGGYSVFAGVGERTREGNDLYHEMIESGVINLKDTTSKVALVYGQMNEPPGARARVALTGLTVAEYFRDQEGQDVLLFIDNIFRFTQAGSEVSALLGRIPSAVGYQPTLATDMGTMQERITTTKKGSITSVQAIYVPADDLTDPAPATTFAHLDATTVLSRAIAELGIYPAVDPLDSTSRIMDPNIVGAEHYDVARGVQKILQDYKSLQDIIAILGMDELSEEDKLTVARARKIQRFLSQPFQVAEVFTGHMGKLVPLKETIKGFKSILGGEYDSLPEQAFYMVGPIEEVVQKAEKLAEEHS